GCGCCTCAAATCGGAAAAAATCACAGATGCAGGAAAACTCGCCAATGTGCGCCACGAAAAGGACGTGCTGCAAGCCATCGCCGACCGTCATTTACCCGCCAGCACCGATCTGGCCGCGCGTTGGGAGGAGCTTTATCAGATCAACGCCGCCTTATGGGTGATCGAGGATGACATTCGCATCTGCGAAGCGGCCAATGAATTTGGTGACACCTTTATCCGCTTGGCCCGCGCTGTCTATGTGACGAACGACAGGCGCGCGGATGTGAAAAAGCGGATCAACCTGCTGCTTGGGTCCGCCCTTGTCGAAGAAAAATCATATGTCGACCATCGGGCAGGGGAACCGTCATGACCGACGACCTGATCACCACCTCTCGCGCCAAGTTGGCCGAGGCACGTGCGACCCTCGTGAAGGCGCTCAGGGTTGAAAAGACCCGCCGCCGCGCCCCGATGGTGCGTCAACTGCACGAAATCCAGCAAATGCTGTCGCCGCTCTATGCCTATTCCTCGCAGGCGGGGCAGGATGCTGTGATCGACCGGATCATGGGCCAGAAGCGTGGCGGCACATTTGTCGACATTGGCGGTTATGATGGCACTACCGGATCGAACACCTTTTTCCTCGAGGTCTGGCGCGGCTGGACCGGTGTGATGGTCGAGCCCGTTCCCGCGCAGCTGAAAAAGGCCCGCCTGGTGCGCCGGTGTGAATGCCTTGGCGTGGCGGTGGCTGCGACCGAAGGAGAGGCTGAGTTCATCGAAATCGCCCAGGGCTTTACCCAGATGAGCGGCCTTGCAGACAGCTATGACCCCGCCCTTCTTGATCAGGTGCGGGCGGACAAGCGCCACAAGGAAAATACCATCAGGCTCGAGACCAGAACGCTTAGCCGAATTTTGCAAGATTCGGGTCTAATACACCCTGATTTTGTGTCTTTGGACATCGAAGGCGGTGAAATTTCCGTCCTCGAGTCCTTTCCGTTCGAGGATCACAATGTTGGCGCTTGGGCGATTGAAAACAATACCGGCACACATGAGATCGCCAAGATCATGCGCGCGGCCGGGTACGAGCTGGCCGAGTTTTGTGGCCCTGACGAAATCTACGCCAAACCCGATAAATAGACCGCATTTGAATTGTTAAGTCCGCCTTTACACCCGCCCTGCTAGCCAAGGAATGGGTGAAAATAAATGTGGTGGACGTGATGGGTGCGAAATCCAATGCGCCGATAATCATCAAGCGTAAGAAAGTCGTCGGCGGTGATGGACACCACGGCGGCGCCTGGAAGGTTGCCTATGCGGATTTCGTGACCGCGATGATGGCCTTTTTCATGCTGATGTGGCTCTTGAATGCGACGACGGAACAGCAACGCAAAGGCATTGCCGACTACTTCTCGCCGACGTTGCCGATCAACCGGATTTCCGGCGGGGGTGAAGGGATGTTTGGTGGCACCAACATTTTTACCGATCAGACGCTGGTGCAAGACGGCACGGGCGCTGCGATGGTCGTTCCCGGCGAAATGATGTCTGAGGGAGAAGCCGAAGCCGCCGCACAAGAGGCCGCACAAGTCGCCGCCCTGCGCGAGATCGAGGAGTTGCTGGTCGGGCGCGGCGGTGAGAGTCTGATTTCAGATCAAGCGTTGCGCCACGTGATAACGCGCCTCACGGACGAAGGTCTCGTCATCGAAATATTCGCGCTGGAGGATGCACCGTTGTTTCTTGCGGGAACATCCATGCCCACTGCGGTCACCAGCGAACTGACGCAAATGTTTGCGCGGGTATTCTCGCTTGTTGAAAACAACATCGCCGTTGAGGGATACTTGCAAGCCCGCCCGATCGTGCTGCTGGACAACCCGGTGTGGGATATGTCGATGGCACGTGCCGCAGGTATTCGGGCGCTGCTGGAATCAGGTGGCCTTGAGGCGGATCGCTTCACGCGCGTCACGGGTCACGGTGACAGATCGCCCGTGGTTTCAGACCCGTTTGCCCTGCGCAATGATCGGATTGAAATTATCCTGCTTCGCGATCCCACCTGAATATCGTTCGCATTTTAGACGTTAGGCCGCTGTTAAGTGGACGTGCCCTAAGTCTGTCGGGATACCTCCGTCAGCCCTTGATGCAGAAAGGCCAAGCATATGACGATTTCTTCTTCCTTGAATGCCAGCGTGGCAGGACTCGCCGCGAACGCGAGCAAGCTTGCGACGATCTCCGACAATATCGCGAACTCCTCGACCTACGGCTATAAACGTGCGACCGCTGATTTCCAATCGATGGTGATCGAAAGCGGAACAGGCACCTATTCTGCGGGCGGCGTGCGGGTCACGACACAACGCCTGATTGATGAACGCGGCCCCCTTGTGTCGACATCGAACCCGACCGATCTGGCGGTGCGGGGGCGCGGGATGCTACCGGTGACCAATGGGTCCGCCATCGGTGTCGACAACGGCGAGTACCCGATGAAGCTGGCGACAACAGGATCGTTCCGCCCCGATTCCGAAGGGTATTTGACGTCGGCCAGCGGACTTGTGCTGATGGGGTGGCCTGCCGATTCTGATGGCGCCATCCCAACCTATCCGCGCGATACTGTCGGTGCGCTGGAACCGATCCGCATCAATACCAACCAGTTTTCGGGCAACGCGACGACTGAAATGAAACTTGCCGTGAACCTGCCTGCCACCGAGACCGAAGATGGTGCTGACGCGATCAATCAAAACCTGTCGGTCGAATATTTCGACAATCTTGGCAAATCCGAAAGCCTGTCGATTGAATTTGTCCCAAGCGTTCCCTTGCCCGGTGACCCCGCGACAAATGAATGGACGATGATCCTGACAGACAGCGCTGGCGGCGGTGCGGTCGTCGGAGAATATACACTGACCTTTGATGATGATCGCACGACAGGCGGGCGGCTTTTGTCGGTCACGGATGTCAGTGGCGGCGCCTATGATCCTACCACCGGCTCGATCGAGGTGAATGTCGCCGGTGGCCCGGTGAATATCGAAATTGGCACATTGGGCGATCCGGGTGGCCTGACACAATTGTCTGATGCCTTTGCGCCGGTGACGATTTCCAAGAACGGGTCTCCTGTCGGGAATATGACCTCGGTCGAGGTTGATCCGAACGGCTTTGTCCACGCCTATTTCGATAACGGCATGTCTCGCACGATCTATCAAGTTCCCCTTGTCGATGTGCCCAATCCAAACGGGATGATGACCCA
This portion of the Octadecabacter sp. SW4 genome encodes:
- a CDS encoding DUF6165 family protein, with translation MDDILVPTAPGELIDKLTILRLKSEKITDAGKLANVRHEKDVLQAIADRHLPASTDLAARWEELYQINAALWVIEDDIRICEAANEFGDTFIRLARAVYVTNDRRADVKKRINLLLGSALVEEKSYVDHRAGEPS
- a CDS encoding flagellar motor protein MotB, with the protein product MGAKSNAPIIIKRKKVVGGDGHHGGAWKVAYADFVTAMMAFFMLMWLLNATTEQQRKGIADYFSPTLPINRISGGGEGMFGGTNIFTDQTLVQDGTGAAMVVPGEMMSEGEAEAAAQEAAQVAALREIEELLVGRGGESLISDQALRHVITRLTDEGLVIEIFALEDAPLFLAGTSMPTAVTSELTQMFARVFSLVENNIAVEGYLQARPIVLLDNPVWDMSMARAAGIRALLESGGLEADRFTRVTGHGDRSPVVSDPFALRNDRIEIILLRDPT
- a CDS encoding FkbM family methyltransferase — translated: MTDDLITTSRAKLAEARATLVKALRVEKTRRRAPMVRQLHEIQQMLSPLYAYSSQAGQDAVIDRIMGQKRGGTFVDIGGYDGTTGSNTFFLEVWRGWTGVMVEPVPAQLKKARLVRRCECLGVAVAATEGEAEFIEIAQGFTQMSGLADSYDPALLDQVRADKRHKENTIRLETRTLSRILQDSGLIHPDFVSLDIEGGEISVLESFPFEDHNVGAWAIENNTGTHEIAKIMRAAGYELAEFCGPDEIYAKPDK
- a CDS encoding flagellar hook protein FlgE, with the translated sequence MTISSSLNASVAGLAANASKLATISDNIANSSTYGYKRATADFQSMVIESGTGTYSAGGVRVTTQRLIDERGPLVSTSNPTDLAVRGRGMLPVTNGSAIGVDNGEYPMKLATTGSFRPDSEGYLTSASGLVLMGWPADSDGAIPTYPRDTVGALEPIRINTNQFSGNATTEMKLAVNLPATETEDGADAINQNLSVEYFDNLGKSESLSIEFVPSVPLPGDPATNEWTMILTDSAGGGAVVGEYTLTFDDDRTTGGRLLSVTDVSGGAYDPTTGSIEVNVAGGPVNIEIGTLGDPGGLTQLSDAFAPVTISKNGSPVGNMTSVEVDPNGFVHAYFDNGMSRTIYQVPLVDVPNPNGMMTQDHQSYTVTPDSGPFFLWDAGDGPTGDVVSFAREESATDVAGELTQLIQTQRAYSSNAKVIQTVDEMLQETTNIKR